Below is a genomic region from Microbulbifer sp. ALW1.
ACTGACGCGCGGACTCCACGGCGTAGTAGTTAATGTCGATCACGTTATCGAGCATGCGCACCGCGGTTTTCACGGTGTTTTCCAGCTTGCCGGTATCCAGCTTGCCGTCTTCGCCGATGTGCTGGGACAGGTTTACTGAGCCCAGGTTACATACCGCGATCTCGTCGTTCGCCTTGGTGTTCAGGGTGATCTCGGTGCACAGGTTGGAGCTGTGTACCACACCGGCGTGCTGCTGCGGGCTGCGCAGGTTGCACGCGTCCTTGAAGGTGATCCAGGGGTGGCCGGTTTCAAACAGCATGCCCAGCATCTTGCGCCACAGGTCCAGCGCGCGCACTTTTTTGTGCAGCTTGAGCTTGCCTTCAGCGGCCATTTTTTCGTAGTGGGTGAAACGCTCTTCAAACGCATCGCCGAACAGGTCGTGCAGGTCCGGGCAGTCTGCCGGGGAGAAGAGGGTCCACTCTTTGTCTTCAAACACACGCTTCATGAACAGGTCCGGCACCCAGTTGGCGGTGTTCATGTCGTGGGTACGGCGACGGTCGTCACCGGTGTTCTTGCGCAGCTCGAGGAATTCCTCGATGTCCAGGTGCCAGGTTTCCAGGTAGGCACAGACAGCGCCCTTGCGCTTGCCGCCCTGGTTCACTGCCACCGCGGTGTCGTTGGCCACTTTCAGGAAAGGCACTACACCCTGGGACTTGCCGTTGGTGCCCTTGATGTAGGAACCCAGAGAGCGTACCGGCGTCCAGTCGTTACCCAGGCCACCAGCCCACTTGGACAGCATGGCGTTGTCCTGAATAGCACCGTAGATGCCGTGCAGGTCGTCCGGCACGGTGGTCAGGTAGCAGGAGGACAGCTGCGGACGCAGGGTACCGGCGTTGAACAGGGTCGGGGTGGAGCTCATGTAGTCGAAGGAGCTCAGCAGGTTGTAGAACTCGACCGCGCGCTCGTTCGGGTTTTCTTCATTGATGGCGAGGCCCATGGCGACGCGCATGAAGAACAGCTGCGGCAGTTCGAAACGGATTTCGTCGGAGTGCAGGAAGTAACGGTCGTACAGGGTCTGCAGGCCGAGGTAGGTGAACTGGTGATCGCACTCGGGCTTGATCGCATCGCCCAGCATGTCCAGGTCGAAGCTGGCCAGGGCCGGGTCGAGCAGTTCCAGTTCGATACCGCGCTTGACGTAAGCGGCCAGTGCCGGCTTGTACAGGCCTTCCATTTCTTTCTGGGTGGCGGACTCGGCCACGTCCAGGAAGCGCAGGGCTTCGGAGCGCAGTTTGTCCAGCAGCAGGAAAGCGGTGGCGTAGGTGTAGTTGGGCTCTTGCTCAACCAGGGTACGCGCGGTGATCACCAGTGCGGTGTTGATGTCGTTTTCGGAAACGCCGTCGTACAGGTTTTTCAGCGCTTCAGACAGGATCAGGCTGCCGTCCACATCGGAGAGACCTTCACAGGCTTCGCTGACGATGGTGCGCAGGCGCTCCATGTCCAGTGCCACCAGGGAGCCGTCTTCCATTTTTACGCGGATGCTCGGGTGGGTGTCTGCGGCCTGCTCGGCAACGACTTTCTGTTGTTCTTTCTCTTTGCGCAGACGGGCGTGCTCTTCACGGTAGAGTACGTAGTCGCGGGCAATTTTGTGTTCGCCGGCACGCATCAGTTCCAGTTCGACCTGGTCCTGGATCTCTTCAATATGAATGGTGCCGCCGGAAGGCATACGGCGCTTGAAGGTGGCGCTGATGTGGGACACCAGGTCGGCCACGCGCTCGTGGATGCGGCTGGAGGCTGCGGCGGTGCCGCCCTCAACCGCGAGGAAGGCTTTGGTTACGGCTACGGAGATTTTGCCGTCATCGTAAGGCACAACGGTGCCGTTACGCTTGATGACGCGGACCTGACCGGGGGCGGTGGCAGCCAGTGAAGTGTTGCTGCTGGCCTGGTCTGTTACCGAATCCTTGGTAGTGCCATTTGGCACAGACTGAGAGCGCCCTGTCTCTGTGTGCATGAAATTCTCCGTAGTTTTGTGTGCGTGTCGAGTTCGACGTGCCTTGGTTTTTGCTTTGGTCTTTTTGTTGGGCTTGTGGCCCTGGTTCGTTTGATCGCACCGGCGATTGCCGGGTCGCTTCCCGCGACGCACGCCTGCGACGAGCGCATTCACCAGTCAGATACGCCAATAGGTACCGGGCACAACAGTAATGACGAAGCCTGGGCTTCGTGCGGGTAACTCTTGCGGGGTACTGCGTTGAACTGCCGTGTTTGAACTGCGTTCTAAACCGCGCCTGTCTTGTTGTCTTCAGTGATGGCTCTGATAAAAACCTTCGTAAAAAAAGACATCGCGTCGGTTCCGATGCCAGGTCATCGATCCGGCGCAATGGCGGCGATGGTTACTGGTCAAGCGTTGTTGGTGCGATCGGGGTCAGGCACAACATATTGTGGTCGGGCTTTGGCGCTTCGCGCCGGCTTTCCCGGGAGCGGCAAGGCTTTCAACAGGTCCTTCAACAGGGAATCCTATGGGTGCCTTTCACTCCAAAACCCAATATATGGGGGTCTGACCTCGGATGAGCAACAAGATAATGCGATTGGGGGGGTAATTCAAGGCGGATAACTTAGGGGTTACTTGTGGATAATTTGTGGGTAGACGGTGCGACGTGGATATTTTCCTGTCGGCAGTGCCCGTCACTACTGGGCGGGTATAAAAAATGATCAGCTGTTTCCGCGGGCCGGGGATTTTAAGAATATTTTTTAATAGTAACCAGGTCTCAAATTAAACCCGGCAATAACGGGAAAGGGCTGATTACTCGCTGATCAAACGAGCACTGTCAGGTCAGTGCGATGTGGGTTTTGCTGTTCGAAAAATATGCAGGCTGATCGCTGCTGGCTGCGCCCGGATTTGGTGCGGGCCTGTGGACAAGTCGCCCGGTTTGCTCCGGGTTGGGGATAAAAAAACGGGTGCAACCTGGCGTTGCACCCGTTTTTCTTGCTGAGGATCAGTTGCTGCTGTCGTGCAGGAACTCCATCAGGGCTTTCTGGGCGTGCAGGCGGTTCTCCGCTTCGTCCCACACCACGGAAATCTTATCGTCTTCCAGCAGTTCGCCACTCACTTCCTCGCCCCGGTGGGCGGGCAGGCAGTGCATGAAGATGGCATCGCTGTTGGCGTGGCTCATCAGCTCGTGATCCACCAGGAAGCCGTCGAAGGCTTTTATGCGGATCTGCTGCTCGGTTTCCTGGCCCATGGAGGCCCACACATCGGTGGCTACCCAGTCGGCACCGCGCACGGCATCTGCCGGATTGCGTACCACGGTGACCCGGTCACCGGCGGCGGCCAGAATGCTCGCGTCGGGATCGTAGCCCTCGGGGCAGGCGATGCGCAGCTCGAAGTCGCACTGGCGGGCGGCGTTGATATAGGAGTGGCACATATTGTTGCCGTCACCTACCCAGGCCACCACTTTGCCTTCCGGACTGCCGCGGTGCTCCACATAGGTCTGCAGGTCCGCCAGCAGCTGGCAGGGGTGGTAGCTGTCGGACAGGGCGTTGATCACCGGCACCTTGCTGTATTCGGCAAAGCGCTCCAGCACGTTGTGGCCGAAGGTACGGATCATCACCATATCGACCATGCGTGAAATCACGCGCGCGCTGTCTTCGATGGGCTCGCCGCGACCCAGCTGGGTATCGCGGGGAGACAGGAAGAGTGCGCTGCCCCCCATCTGCGCCATACCGGCCTCGAATGAGACGCGGGTACGGGTAGAGGACTTCTCGAAAATCATCCCCAGCACTTTATTGCGGAAAGGCTCGGTGGCCACGCCCTGGTTGCGCAGGGCCTTGAGTTCGATGGCGCGTTCGATCACGCCGTGCAGTTCTTCCTTGCTCAGGTCGAGGAGGGTAAGAAAATGTCTGACTGCCATAGTTGTATCCTCCGAATCAGGCGGCCTGTTGGGCGAAGTCGCGCACCAGGGCGGCGACGGTAGTGGCGATCTGGTTGCGCTCGGCATCGCTGAGGGTCAGCGGCGGCAACAGGCGCACCACATTGCCAGCTGTGACGTTGATCAGCAATCCCTGGGTGCGGGCCAGGTCCACCAGCTCCGCACAGGGGCGATCCAGTTCGATGCCGATCAGCAAACCGAGGCCGCGCACTTCAGTTACATGGGGGCAGCCCGCCAGCTCGCTCTTGAGTTGATCCACCAGCTGGGTGCCGAGCTTTTCGGCCCGTTCGATCAGCCATTCACTTTCCAGCGTGTTCAGTACTGCTAGCCCCGCACGGCACGCCAGCGGGTTGCCGCCAAAGGTGGAACCATGACTACCGGCGGTAAACAGTTCAGCCGCCTTGCCGCGGGCCAGGCAGGCGCCGATGGGTACGCCGTTGCCGAGGCCTTTCGCGGTGGTGACCACGTCCGGCAGCAGGCCGTCGCAGTGCTGGTAGGCAAACAGCTTGCCGCTGCGGCCATTGGCAGTCTGGATCTCGTCCAGCATCAACAGCCAGTCCTGCTGGTCGCAGAGCGCGCGCAGGCGTGGCAGGTAGTCGGCGTCCGGCACACGGATACCGCCTTCGCCCTGCACTGGCTCAACCAGGATGGCGACGATCTCGTCGTGCTCGGCGATCAGCTGCTCGATCGCGGCGACATCATTAAAGGGTACCCGCAGGAAACCTTCGGGCAGTGGGGCAAACCCTTGCTGCACCTTGGCATTGCCGGTGGCAGTAAGGGTGGCCAGGGTGCGACCGTGGAATGCGCCCTCGGTCACGATAATTTTGGGGCAGGCGTAACCGCGCTCGTTGCCGAGCTTGCGCGCCAGCTTGATCGCCGCCTCATTGGCTTCCGCACCGGAGTTGGAAAAGAACACGTTGTCCATGCCGGACAGTCCCACCAGCTTGTCCGCCAGCTGCTCCTGGGCCGGAATGTTGTACAGGTTGGACACGTGCAGCAGGGTATTGGCCTGATCCTGCAGCGCTTCGGTGACCGCCGGGTGGCAGTGGCCAAGACCGCACACGGCAATGCCGGAGATGGCATCGAGATATCGTCGTCCAGCGTCGTCCCACACGTAGTTGCCTTCACCCCGGACCAGGGTAAGGGTTCTATTGCCGTAGTTCTGCATGAGTGCGGGAGTGGCCACTATGATATCTCCTGTATAGGTAGGCCAAAGAAAGGGGAAGCCGCAGAAAGTGCGCCTGAAATGGCGCACAACCGCAATTTCCCCGGGAAGCCGGCAATACTAGCACAGGAATAGGGCAGAACCAGCGGGGCGTGCGTGTGCAGCGGAATCGGGTACAATGCGCGCTTTCCCTTGACTGATCGGCGCAGGGCGAGTCCCTGGAACCGGAAATTTCTCAACCCGAGGTTAGCTTGCAAATGGATACTCTGGCGAATATTAAGCAGCAGATCGCAGATAACGACATTCTGCTCTATATGAAAGGCAGCCCCAATGCGCCCCAGTGTGGTTTTTCCATGCGTGCATCCCAAGCGATCATGGCCTGCGGCCAGCGTTTTGCCTATGTAGACATTCTGGCCAACCCGGACATCCGCGCCGAGCTGCCCAAGTACGCCAACTGGCCGACGTTCCCGCAGCTGTGGGTAAAACAGGAGCTGGTCGGCGGCTGTGACATCATCATGGAGATGCATGAAAACGGCGAGCTGAAGACACTGCTGGAAGAAACTGCCAAGGGCGCAGAGCAGGGCGAGTAATCGATGCTGCTTTCCCAGGCATAAAAAAACCGCGGCAATGTCCGCGGTTTTTTTATGCCTGAATTTTATGGCAAGGCTTACTCTTCGGAAGCGCTGACCATTTGCTTTTGCAGGTAGTTCTGGATGCCGACTTTGTCGATCAGGCTCAGTTGGGTTTCCAGCCAGTCAACGTGCTCTTCTTCGGACTCGAGAATTTTTTCCAGCAGTTCGCGGCTGCCGTAATCGCGCACGGATTCACAGTACTCGATACCGTCGCGCAGATC
It encodes:
- a CDS encoding ribonucleoside-diphosphate reductase subunit alpha; its protein translation is MHTETGRSQSVPNGTTKDSVTDQASSNTSLAATAPGQVRVIKRNGTVVPYDDGKISVAVTKAFLAVEGGTAAASSRIHERVADLVSHISATFKRRMPSGGTIHIEEIQDQVELELMRAGEHKIARDYVLYREEHARLRKEKEQQKVVAEQAADTHPSIRVKMEDGSLVALDMERLRTIVSEACEGLSDVDGSLILSEALKNLYDGVSENDINTALVITARTLVEQEPNYTYATAFLLLDKLRSEALRFLDVAESATQKEMEGLYKPALAAYVKRGIELELLDPALASFDLDMLGDAIKPECDHQFTYLGLQTLYDRYFLHSDEIRFELPQLFFMRVAMGLAINEENPNERAVEFYNLLSSFDYMSSTPTLFNAGTLRPQLSSCYLTTVPDDLHGIYGAIQDNAMLSKWAGGLGNDWTPVRSLGSYIKGTNGKSQGVVPFLKVANDTAVAVNQGGKRKGAVCAYLETWHLDIEEFLELRKNTGDDRRRTHDMNTANWVPDLFMKRVFEDKEWTLFSPADCPDLHDLFGDAFEERFTHYEKMAAEGKLKLHKKVRALDLWRKMLGMLFETGHPWITFKDACNLRSPQQHAGVVHSSNLCTEITLNTKANDEIAVCNLGSVNLSQHIGEDGKLDTGKLENTVKTAVRMLDNVIDINYYAVESARQSNMRHRPVGLGLMGFQDALYKAGISYSSDEAVAFADTTMEAISYYAIEASSDLAAERGSYSSYEGSLWSQGILPIDSIEILAKNRGEQFIDQDTSSTMEWDVVRNKVASQGMRNSNVMAIAPTATIANITGVSQSIEPTYQNLYVKSNLSGEFTVVNPYLVHDLKARGLWDKVMVNDLKYYEGSVQKIDRIPEDLKAKYATAFEVEPRWIVDAASRRQKWIDQAQSLNLYIAGANGKKLDLTYRMAWYRGLKTTYYLRALAATTTEKSTVTSGTLNAVSAGGAPAASAAPAPQAEPAPAAVPAACSLDDPDCEACQ
- the argF gene encoding ornithine carbamoyltransferase, with translation MAVRHFLTLLDLSKEELHGVIERAIELKALRNQGVATEPFRNKVLGMIFEKSSTRTRVSFEAGMAQMGGSALFLSPRDTQLGRGEPIEDSARVISRMVDMVMIRTFGHNVLERFAEYSKVPVINALSDSYHPCQLLADLQTYVEHRGSPEGKVVAWVGDGNNMCHSYINAARQCDFELRIACPEGYDPDASILAAAGDRVTVVRNPADAVRGADWVATDVWASMGQETEQQIRIKAFDGFLVDHELMSHANSDAIFMHCLPAHRGEEVSGELLEDDKISVVWDEAENRLHAQKALMEFLHDSSN
- a CDS encoding aspartate aminotransferase family protein gives rise to the protein MATPALMQNYGNRTLTLVRGEGNYVWDDAGRRYLDAISGIAVCGLGHCHPAVTEALQDQANTLLHVSNLYNIPAQEQLADKLVGLSGMDNVFFSNSGAEANEAAIKLARKLGNERGYACPKIIVTEGAFHGRTLATLTATGNAKVQQGFAPLPEGFLRVPFNDVAAIEQLIAEHDEIVAILVEPVQGEGGIRVPDADYLPRLRALCDQQDWLLMLDEIQTANGRSGKLFAYQHCDGLLPDVVTTAKGLGNGVPIGACLARGKAAELFTAGSHGSTFGGNPLACRAGLAVLNTLESEWLIERAEKLGTQLVDQLKSELAGCPHVTEVRGLGLLIGIELDRPCAELVDLARTQGLLINVTAGNVVRLLPPLTLSDAERNQIATTVAALVRDFAQQAA
- the grxD gene encoding Grx4 family monothiol glutaredoxin; its protein translation is MDTLANIKQQIADNDILLYMKGSPNAPQCGFSMRASQAIMACGQRFAYVDILANPDIRAELPKYANWPTFPQLWVKQELVGGCDIIMEMHENGELKTLLEETAKGAEQGE